The DNA region gaatgggTGGTACCatacataaaaatttcagaccaacgaaaaatttcattactcAACTTCATTGCAAAGGATCCACCAATAGCACTGAGTTTTCGAACATGGGAATTGTATGAGTATCCACTACTACCCATGACGTCAAAAAACGTGTGGGTCGTTAAAACATCGACCCAGcttgaaaaacctcgatatgtcaTAGTAGGATTTCAAACAGCGAGAAAAAGCACTGCTAATGCAAACGCGAGTCATTTTGATCATTGTAACCTTCGAGACGTTAAACTATTTCTAAATTCTCAATGTTATCCTTACGGAAATTTGAATCTTGACATTGCTCAtaatcaattcgctctattgtacgatatgtatacgagCTTTCAGGCCTCCTATTATGGTAAAGAGCCTGAACCGATGTTGAACAAAGCTGATTTTATTAAATACGCTCCACTCATTGTGATTGATTGTTCGAAACAAAACGAGTTTCTGAAATCAGGACCAGTGGATATACGTTTGGAATTTGAATCAGCAGGTGCTTTTCCAGCTCAAACCGCAGCATATTGCTTGATTCTACATgatcgaattattgaatataatcCAATAAGTGGCAATGTTAAGAAACTGGTATAATTTGTGTATTATCGAATctaataaaatgtaaaatttttttatgaaaaaaaatcaaggaattCTTGGAATTGATTATTTTCCGCCCCAAACACCCGCATTTACATgatcaaattataaaatttaattagaaacgttcgaaaatgtttaaggataaataaaaaacaatgagttttcatgtgtttttttttattcttgttaCATTATTACTTCATTAGCAATTATCTCTacaaattctttcaaattctCCATATCACGGCGTAAGCTGCGAACATGTTTGTATATAATCTCAATTGATCCACGTATGTCATCACATCGTGCACAAAGtactttttcttgtttcactttttccaaatttcgttgaaactcCAGTATATCGTGGATAAAATCATATATTCCGTCAGGAGAATCACTTCTGAAATGCTTTGATATAACATCATCATAGCTACAGAAGTATGGTGGAAGACGACACAGAAGCTTTATCTCGTCTGGGGTTGAAGCGTTCATCATGATGACTCTATTAACTGCGCTTAGAACTTGCAACCTCTTTATACCATTACCCCTTCTCTCCAAAacattctggaacattcgaaatgacgtcatctgATTGGTCATTTCGGTTGGATTCAAATTGCGCCATCTACAGATCCAAcctttttccgaaattttcagtcggtaaaacaggaaatggtgtctcatagaatattttgaaatgaggttctagaactttcgaaatgacgtcatcgttctagaaggtTCGAAAGTCATCGTTCCAcagcgttcgaaatgatgacgtcatcgttctagaacgttcgaaatgatgacgtcatcgttctagaacgttcgaaatgatgacgtcatcgttctagaacgttctcGAAGGTTCTGACTCGCTTCGTTAGGTGACTCGCATTACCCCGCAAgatccagaacattcgaaatgatgacgtcatcgctccagaacattcgaaatgatgacgtcatcgtgacaatgactcagcaaaaaagtatccagaattttcgtgacgtcatcgttccagaatgttcgaaatgatgacgtcatcgttattttcgaaatgatgacgtcatcgttattttcgaaatgatgacgtcatcgttattttcgaaatgatgacgtcatcgttctagaacgttcgaaatgatgacgtcatcgcgACAATGACTCAGCAGAATATCCAGAACCGGTGTTGTATATCTACTCAACGGCTAAAAttcaaaaccaggaaaaaaattctatagaaataataaacgaaaaattgaaaagttcaaaaaaattcaacaaaaataaaaaataatcgaaaaaaattctgtaaagaaaaataaaaaattttcaaaaaaattcataaatattggacaaattgaaaaatgtactatccaagttacatgcagtataaaaatgtatgatatcaattggaggccaagtttttattgataatttggaatatttatcgaacaaatcggaaactttaattgaaattcatgataattattttcaagaaaaaagttaatgaaaaaaagtcataacggaagttacgtgcagtactaaaatgtattatatcaattcgaggtcaagtatttatcagttattcgaaatataatctccggcgacaaatgagcgttgagaatccttgtcgggctcacaacgttttatcaaaattactaaaaaattaatgaaaataaaatcattaaaaattcacatgaaagtcattcgttacttcaacaaggtacacactttaaagaatcgattcccctccgactttcacgatctcctggtattattcacaacattcaacttcgattggatcggtacaaattatgttcaaatacgtcttaaacgtacttgtccggcccatcactttttattcaaattgctcattcgaaaacaaatcaggactgttctataatgacaaatataataaaatggatagaaataaaaataatatctgcaagtaatttgaacttgattgttcgcaagttcgtatagcaatatccacttctcattttcttcagtgaacacataccattcggtaagaaccaatgaaaatgagaaataatcagacacattactagaaattttcgaacctactcagccatgaaatctttttttctatagtcacgtacaaattttgataaatatcactagtcgagtacgacacgtggattcctggaatttggagaaaaatgattttgttgtgaattatgactccatataatataaatagattaatcaacttcatctttcattttcgtttcattttgacaagagtgattcgaagggaaattattttctcgggaattactgttccttaatattaacacatgcattaacttcgtttttgatttgttttcgaatgagcaatttgaataaaaagtgatgggccggacaagtacgtttaagacgtatttgaacataatttgtaccgatccaatcgaagttgaatgttgtgaataataccaggagatcgtaaaagtcggaggggaatcgattctttaaagtgtgtaccttgttgaagtaacgaatgaaacctgcaacacagcacgaatgctgtaaaaaaactagagacaagtacatttatgccctctgggaagtcatctgtaaaatcatggaaatcaatggtcgtaagactttaaatccaagaaacaaaacgttgttaaataaatgcagaagttgccgagtacatcgcactacgaacaaaagaattacaaaagaagaaaaataggacacaacaaattacaaccacaaagaatacaaagacaaaacattacaaaaacaaattgcgactaaaataaattaagatcataaaaattttaaataaattacccacggaaaaaaattatataccaaaaaattgaaacaaaaaaaatttggccgttgtacttggcgttttactcgactttcgaatttgtgagtataagatacaggtaaattagataatattagctagaaaaaaaacgccaagtacaacggccaaattttttttgtttcaattttttggtatataatttttttccgtgggtaatttatttaaaatttttatgatcttaatttattttagtcgcaatttgtttttgtaatgttttgtctttgtattctttgtggttgtaatttgttgcgtcctatttttcttcttttgtaattcttttgttcgtagtgcgatgtactcggcaacttctgcatttatttaacaacgttttgtttcttggatttaaagtcttacgaccattgatttccatgattttacagatgacttcccagagggcataaatgtacttgtctctagtttttttacagcattcgtgctgtgttgcaggtttatttgacgactttttgtgtactcgaaatctgaaattttatgggatatattgaaaaattgaaataatgatcataaaattgaaacatctgatcacccaataaagcagtttatatattcacctacacccatctctctctatatatttattttgacatgctgaagccgaattccaaaataccgtgaaaataggtgaaaattgcgaaaaatggtcgttgagcaaaattttggtgacctaaatctagaatgtttctcgtgtttttcgaaagttctgataaacaaggtttcagacaatatttcggatttttcgattctcacaagtgacccatgaatctcattgtcagtatccacttatatatttgaagcccctggctcaaggaatgtcttggtatgaatcagttgagatttcacacaatctggacaagcgatgagaatttttattatgaggtccaaaagcttggaatatttACATGAGGCACCCGAGACTTTGTAAAACCATGTtgaccaattgattttgttcttccgaacagatgtaccaatattgcgatcgtagaaaatcactccgtatcggtttgaagttaaaagtattattaggaaattgtgcaccctttccactgcaaaatctatcgacgtcaaaaaatcgaattgaaacttgaatattacttcagaaatcaattgactgtagaattttaattaaaattgaacatgacgctaaacgagtttatcagttgtgcagtttatattctgttttaggatgttttatcaaaaggtaatgattaaaaatgatgaatacaacgtttttatcactccttctttcggattaacaaaatgtttgccggttcgtttgcctgttttgcttttgaaccaggcaaatttccgggtcccttcctattattgtaccgcgaaacaagactctgcaagaccggaaacgaaaaaaaaacacgcattagttttgctatggctgaattttcaaaaacccaagatttcgcggtgtcgaggacgaaatgaacggtggtgtgaaaataatatgtcaactcgaggaaaatacaagaaataattccctgtccgtcgagtaaagctcgaatgaccgaggaatgaccttccacaagaaaagcgagtataaagtgtacgtaacaagttctaatactttgggaatccatgagcttggttcgttacgacaaagtctccaaaacttctgtgtgaaatgaaaaataccaccaagcggaaccatctgacattgctctgactcgatagcataccatgaataaatgacgaatgagaaatagtgaagctgcgacaagcctcttccacatttatcagcactggggatcaagggacgcggtagcggctcgtattgttacaagattctgcaatcgaaaacatgcaattactgttttactttggaaaaacgtttatcagaaaatcttttaatcataaatgacatttcaaatgatttgattccatccaatagtcgtaagacttttaaaagttctctttaaattcaagtcaataatgaacatttttctgcttacttGACAACCATAAACTACACGGCAGAACACACAGCACAggcattattaacatttttttatagaagtatccaaaagtctgagaatttcaaaaccattgtcaccagcttgtacgtatgcaattacaatcgcaagatctctatcatcattttcttttcagaccaccagaaattttctcaatgcgtcgagcccttgactagaattaaactttcttagtgtttttccatacaatgggtttgcttcttcggtagatatttttgtagtccttgatcttattcgtcactcctatcttgggttattttatttatatttttcaatggaatctatccaatttttgataaaatagcataatgaaaatgataatgatcatctacaaatctgataatattcaattttggagagctgatgaaaattgtcgccatgacaaagatgcagaggcatggatttatttatttatttaaatctcctttaaaatgtaaaaggatatttaaaaaccaatttctcgtgaattattgaataaaatgttttccatatgatataacaaatgaaacgaaaatggaatgtgtagggaattgaaatctgagtatataatcaaacaaatatcgtagacgaatataaattcttcatttgttattaaataaaatgttttccatgagaattgaataaagaatcaaaaatgtaatgtgttaaattgaattattgtaaaaatagacatattcaacaaatatacccatctataatattcaattcaattctacacatttccgtttggattcaatatttatatcatacacaatacattttatttgaaaatttattccgaactagggtgcattccgtgcgattaaggagggtggctacgttcgtcaaattgataagaaattgatcaaatttggtgataatgttcttcaacatcaagtgcgaagacacgatttttttcaaaattttcttctgcttagttatcgagtaattacgcgttaaagcagatttcttatgcccggaatgtatacctatatacatggaaacgctatgcttatacaagtgaactttagtgatcaattactcgataactgtacagaagaaaaatcttaaaaaatttgtattgtcaaatttaactctaaagaatatgttcaccaaattttattaaattcttatcattttgaaatttttaatgtattttacatggtttagcatggcaacattgtatcgtccctagccaccctccttaagcgtgtgaatagttttcttgtagcgctgcagcgctacttttattgcaacagcgtcttcaagcccaccaatcttgaagcagttcaataagaataaacaggagtacagggggatggctccatagttttcgatgtccaggtatatttctcaagagtttttgatgtctaggtatatttctctacggctttcgatggcgaggtcaacggctccatagttttcgatatttaggtcgctgtagtttatggggtcgagaacaatctctcaatgattaccatgttaacactgttattgtcattgtttttcgatgtttgagaggacgtttccatgtttcattatctttttcatctcgtatcatgtttcattaggttccagtatctagattgacagtttcatgtttatcagtgtccggtgatatttattcacgatattctgggttcttgaaatctcccctgttattgaagaccatggagtcttcgatcaggatatcgataaccatgatgaaatatatccagacatcgcaaaccattgagtcatcgacctcgacatcgaaagctacggggaaaatacctagacatcaaaaactgtggagccgtcgacctggacatcgaaaactatagagctatcgacccaaactttgaaaaccatggatccatcaacctagacatcgcaaaccgtagagaaacatagctagacatggaaaattatggaactgtcgaccgggatagcgaaaactatggagaactatacctggacatgaaaaaccatggagaaatatgcctaggcatcgaaaaacatggagaaatatacctag from Venturia canescens isolate UGA unplaced genomic scaffold, ASM1945775v1 PGA_scaffold_15__1_contigs__length_3012046, whole genome shotgun sequence includes:
- the LOC122418606 gene encoding uncharacterized protein yields the protein MEKILEIQKPIIFDESIAHYELHSHQPFASATFNNNDEIRIAVQHQDLCLLPSRSFLHVYGRLTKVDGNAVQNTKLVNNAICHMFEEIRYELNAIEIDRNKNVGLTTLMKNYVSQSPEQMSVMENAGWLSNDESTLIDNDGYFDLCIPLSLILGFAEDYNQIIINAKHELILTRSNNDTNAVVQTPPAEQFKISLLKIEWVVPYIKISDQRKISLLNFIAKDPPIALSFRTWELYEYPLLPMTSKNVWVVKTSTQLEKPRYVIVGFQTARKSTANANASHFDHCNLRDVKLFLNSQCYPYGNLNLDIAHNQFALLYDMYTSFQASYYGKEPEPMLNKADFIKYAPLIVIDCSKQNEFLKSGPVDIRLEFESAGAFPAQTAAYCLILHDRIIEYNPISGNVKKLV